One Xylocopa sonorina isolate GNS202 unplaced genomic scaffold, iyXylSono1_principal scaffold0014, whole genome shotgun sequence genomic window carries:
- the LOC143431794 gene encoding uncharacterized protein LOC143431794: MDLRQEETATRSLKKDANWSVLIEKIGELVSDRLNDFWARAEARFAPKEPTPPPTSSVDISRGESPASKGAAPGKQTEKAKKLPPPPNKKDKASANNKTVGQEISSIQKRMEKIQEEQVARETKGQEGRKLEEGRAEESGGAKNTQSAQESKIPKKEARTLPRNPTTAAVTLALPQGSAASYADVMAAAKKRICLKDLGIEEVRTRKALTGALILEITGEGRDEKADALAAKLRTVFTPEEVKITRPTKRVGMRVYRIDDSLSTSEIVEAIAAAGGCQKEDIRAGPMKIGYTGMGHLIIEFPIAAIKKITTDRKGRIGWTSVKVEALEKRQLICSKCWEVGHVLIKCTKAEDRREACYRCGETGHRSAECKAKSANCPVCKAAGQQADHKAGGKACQPAPPAKKNEKLRVLPARPVVVKKKTTTKKEDKKSATTKPAENKKKEEATREASAAMEKSREEAMEIASTSRSRMAPQFVESRSGLISVSKIQERRSATKNHNKWSLKRMDKDAFMAVTLATTWPDEPTEEVTVESEAEWFTRTLTSAWNASMPKLKSNPPRNPVYWWNDEISRLHADTTIARRNYTRYRRRRNSIPERRQQLYDICKGKTIELQATPPVTETMETSLLERVVDTLFPSENPTSAARIQNSTINTSMNDPNIWSQEFEVSEEEMFRAIKRMTKKNTAPGPDGIPGRAWSMAYSILGTRLRQFFSTCLKTGMLPTSWKTGRLVLLKKPGKPEDSPSAIVHDRLVEHLSRVGPDLDENQYGFREERSTIDAIQKVKCLAENAIKEGEVAVAISLDIKNAFNSLEWKAIRRALEEHRFPRYLRRVVENCLSERATFENRNGFVKKNISRGVPQGSVLGPLLWNIGYNAVLKLPMLLGVHLTCYADDTLVLAVETSRKQAICRQKDERTRASDGAGVDGNPLFRGEKKRSA, translated from the exons ATGGACCTCCGCCAGGAAGAAACCGCGACAAGGTCGCTAAAAAAGGACGCTAATTGGAGCGTCCTTATAGAGAAGATCGGCGAGCTGGTGAGCGACCGGCTAAACGACTTTTGGGCGCGAGCGGAAGCTCGATTCGCGCCCAAAGAGCCGACTCCTCCACCAACCTCGTCGGTGGATATTTCCCGCGGGGAAAGCCCCGCATCTAAAGGGGCCGCGCCCGGGAAACAGACGGAAAAGGCGAAGAAATTGCCTCCACCGCCAAACAAGAAGGATAAAGCATCGGCGAACAATAAAACTGTGGGCCAGGAAATTTCCTCCATCCAGAAGAGGATGGAGAAAATCCAAGAGGAGCAGGTCGCCAGGGAGACG AAAGGCCAAGAAGGCCGAAAACTCGAAGAAGGACGCGCCGAAGAAAGTGGAGGCGCCAAAAATACTCAAAGTGCGCAAGAATCGAAAATTCCGAAGAAGGAAGCTAGGACATTGCCCAGGAATCCGACGACGGCCGCCGTGACGCTTGCCCTCCCGCAAGGGAGCGCCGCAAGTTACGCCGATGTAATGGCTGCGGCCAAAAAACGGATCTGTCTCAAGGACCTCGGAATAGAGGAAGTAAGGACGAGGAAAGCCCTCACAGGAGCCCTCATCCTGGAGATAACAGGAGAGGGCCGGGACGAAAAGGCGGACGCGCTGGCTGCCAAACTGCGCACGGTTTTCACCCCCGAGGAGGTGAAAATCACCAGGCCAACGAAGCGAGTCGGCATGCGAGTTTATCGCATAGATGACTCGCTGTCGACCAGCGAAATCGTTGAGGCGATTGCGGCAGCAGGAGGCTGCCAAAAAGAAGATATACGTGCCGGGCCGATGAAAATCGGCTACACAGGTATGGGACATTTAATTATAGAATTCCCCATTGCGGCAATAAAGAAAATTACTACCGACAGAAAAGGCAGAATCGGCTGGACGTCGGTAAAGGTGGAGGCGCTGGAAAAACGCCAGCTAATCTGCTCCAAATGCTGGGAGGTCGGCCACGTGCTAATCAAATGCACGAAAGCGGAAGACAGGCGCGAGGCCTGTTACAGGTGCGGAGAGACGGGACACCGCTCCGCCGAATGCAAGGCAAAGTCCGCTAATTGTCCCGTATGCAAGGCCGCCGGGCAGCAAGCAGACCATAAAGCGGGAGGAAAGGCGTGTCAACCGGCACCGCCCGCGAAGAAAAACGAGAAACTAAGAGTTCTCCCCGCAAGACCCGTCGTCGTTAAAAAGAAAACGACGACGAAGAAAGAGGATAAAAAATCCGCGACGACTAAACCCGCGGAAAATAAAAAGAAGGAAGAAGCCACGCGCGAGGCTTCCGCGGCGATGGAGAAGAGCCGCGAGGAGGCCATGGAGATTGC GTCGACCTCTCGTTCGCGAATGGCGCCGCAGTTCGTAGAGTCACGAAGTGGATT GATCAGCGTATCGAAGATTCAAGAAAGAAGATCAGCGACCAAAAATCACAATAAATGGTCCCTGAAACGCATGGACAAAGATGCTTTTATGGCAGTGACCCTAGCGACTACCTGGCCGGACGAACCGACCGAAGAGGTCACAGTCGAGAGCGAGGCGGAATGGTTTACGAGGACGTTGACCTCGGCATGGAACGCAAGCATGCCGAAATTAAAATCTAATCCTCCTCGTAATCCCGTCTATTGGTGGAATGACGAAATCTCGAGACTCCATGCGGATACGACGATCGCACGAAGAAATTACACGAGATACCGGAGACGGCGAAATTCCATTCCGGAAAGAAGACAGCAGCTCtacgacatctgcaaaggaaagACAATAGAGCTGCAAGCT ACGCCCCCGGTGACGGAAACTATGGAAACTTCGCTCCTGGAAAGGGTCGTCGACACGCTCTTCCCGTCGGAAAATCCAACGTCGGCGGCCAGAATACAAAATTCAACGATCAATACATCGATGAATGACCCGAACATCTGGTCGCAGGAATTCGAAGTTTCGGAAGAGGAAATGTTCCGCGCCATAAAGCGTATGACAAAGAAGAATACCGCGCCCGGTCCAGACGGAATTCCAGGCCGTGCGTGGTCCATGGCGTACAGCATCCTCGGTACAAGACTTCGGCAATTCTTCTCGACGTGCTTGAAGACCGGGATGCTGCCCACAAGTTGGAAAACCGGCAGATTGGTCCTCCTCAAGAAGCCGGGAAAGCCCGAAGATTCTCCATCCGC AATAGTTCACGACCGTCTCGTCGAGCATCTATCGCGAGTCGGACCAGATCTAGATGAAAACCAATATGGCTTCAGAGAAGAAAGATCGACTATCGACGCGATACAAAAAGTAAAATGTCTCGCGGAGAATGCGATCAAAGAAGGGGAAGTCGCAGTAGCGATTTCTTTAGATATAAAGAACGCCTTCAACTCCCTCGAGTGGAAAGCGATTCGAAGAGCGCTCGAGGAACACAGATTTCCACGATACTTGCGAAGGGTCGTGGAAAATTGCCTGAGCGAGCGAGCGACCTTCGAGAATCGCAACGGCTTCGTCAAGAAGAATATAAGCCGCGGAGTTCCACAGGGGTCCGTTCTCGGTCCCCTCTTGTGGAATATCGGTTATAACGCGGTTTTAAAATTGCCAATGCTGTTAGGAGTTCATCTCACGTGTTACGCGGATGATACTCTGGTATTGGCGGTTGAGACGAGCCGTAAACAAGCTATCTGCCGTCAAAAAGATGAAAGAACTAGGGCTTCAGATGGTGCCGGAGTAGACGGAAATCCTCTGTTTCGAGGGGAAAAGAAGAGATCCGCGTGA